One Pyrus communis chromosome 4, drPyrComm1.1, whole genome shotgun sequence genomic region harbors:
- the LOC137732078 gene encoding trihelix transcription factor ASR3-like — MVMASVQQVTLIPVDGDSNGVDARNPTSADTGVDDSSKAPRLPRWTRQEILVLINGKRYAEGRGGVRAPRSDFGSGQLEPKWAAVSNYCKKHGVNREPVQCRKRWSNLAGDFKKIREWEAQRKDETESYWVMRNDLRRERKLPGFFDKEVYDIMEAVPGTPVTLALPGPNRVESEEVKEEGTAEEAENLFDSIQRPTEEGLFSDDESGRSPEKEVRFKEGPGISAPLPISEKVYKPTPQGHQEPQAHQGQGAAGPKQPASIPEVGSTSQDRKRKRFAMEGDEEGSTLENQLIDVMERNGKMLADYLHAQNSHSQLDREQRKEHSDNLVAVLNKLADAFMRIAEKL; from the exons ATGGTCATGGCCTCGGTGCAGCAGGTAACCCTGATCCCCGTTGACGGCGACAGTAACGGCGTTGACGCCCGCAACCCCACGTCAGCCGACACCGGTGTTGATGACTCCAGCAAGGCGCCGAGGCTGCCACGCTGGACGCGGCAGGAGATTCTCGTGCTGATAAACGGTAAGCGGTACGCGGAGGGCCGGGGCGGGGTGCGGGCACCGAGGTCGGACTTCGGGTCGGGTCAGTTGGAGCCCAAATGGGCGGCGGTGTCGAACTATTGCAAGAAGCACGGGGTGAACCGGGAGCCGGTCCAGTGCCGGAAGCGGTGGAGCAATTTGGCGGGGGACTTCAAGAAGATAAGGGAGTGGGAGGCGCAGAGGAAGGACGAAACGGAGTCGTATTGGGTGATGAGGAACGACctgaggagagagaggaagctGCCGGGGTTTTTCGATAAGGAAGTTTACGATATAATGGAGGCGGTTCCAGGTACTCCGGTTACGCTGGCTTTGCCGGGTCCGAACCGGGTGGAGTCCGAGGAGGTGAAGGAGGAGGGGACGGCGGAGGAGGCTGAGAACTTGTTCGATAGTATACAGAGGCCGACTGAGGAGGGGTTGTTTTCGGATGACGAGTCTGGTCGGAGCCCCGAAAAGGAAGTCCGGTTCAAGGAGGGTCCGGGAATTTCAGCTCCCTTGCCAATATCAG AGAAGGTGTACAAACCAACACCACAAGGACATCAAGAACCTCAAGCACATCAAGGACAAG GTGCAGCAGGCCCAAAACAGCCAGCTTCGATCCCAGAGGTTGGATCTACCTCTCAAGACCGGAAGCGGAAGCGTTTTGCAATGGAAGGAGACGAGGAAGGATCCACTCTGGAGAACCAGTTGATTGATGTCATGGAAAGGAACGGCAAAATGCTGGCTGACTACCTCCATGCTCAAAACTCCCATTCTCAACTCGACCGGGAGCAGAGGAAAGAGCATTCCGACAACTTGGTTGCCGTTCTTAACAAGCTTGCAGATGCATTCATGCGAATCGCTGAGAAATTGTAG